Below is a window of Gammaproteobacteria bacterium DNA.
GTATTTCCGCTGCCACTAAATAGCCATCTTGCAAACTTGAAATATTGTAGTGAGATAAGATGGAATCCAGACTTAGTTTTTTTACTGCGATGCTACCACTTGCAATTTTTTCAATTTCATCAAGCGAGGATAATATACCAGAGCCAACGATTTTTAATTGATTATGATGTTCGATAATGCCGAATTCAAAGATCCAAAAATAAAAATTGCTTACGATTAAATTTGGACTTTGGCCAAAAGCGATCATCTCCTTAATAGAAGCTTCCGCCTGTTTTAAGTGTGCAATCAACTTATCTTCCATTTTATTCCGTGACTTTACAAGCAGTCTATTGAGGTAGTAGCTTATATAGTCAATATCTCTAATATCTACATAACTAGCAGGACTTGACCAAGTCTTTAGTAGCTTGCGACACTCTGGATTCAAGATAAACGGCAAATGACCAAATATATCGTGAATTAAATCTGGGCCATGTGCAAAAAAAATTTCTTGGGGGCTACGAATCTGTCGCGAAATAGGCATCACGCACCGATCTAACATGCGTGCTATTTCCCAAGAAGGAGCAAGTCCATCAACGTATATGGCGACCCATCCAATAGGATTTAGCAACTCATTTATCTCAGCGATAGATGGAATATGATCTGCATATTTTTCTAACACCTTCATGCTGTCTAAATGGTATTGATAAATAAATTTTTCGTGCCGATTCCAAACTTCAAAGGCTGCGTTATAAAAGTGCCTCCAAGTTGAATGCTCCTCTTCAGTATAAGAATGTTTATTTTCGTTGGAATTCATGGTTGTTTCATTCTTCAGAATCTGTTTCTAATCAAGTGGTGATCATAGATATAAAAAGAAGATTAAATTATCTATGATCTGGTTGACGGTGCATTATTAATTTCTGCTAGACCATCCCAAAATTTAATTTCTAATTCAATAGCCGCAAGAGCGCCCAAATAAATTTGATTTACATCATTGGATTGTGATTTTTTATAAACTACTGATAGCAAATCAACGGTATGCTGACCATCATGAAGAGCATGTTCGTGGAAAAAAGTTAAATCGTTTTCTGTGAAATACTTACTCTTATGAAATCCATTTAACAAAATCTTGTATTGATTTTTAGTAAAATACTCGCACCCATAGCTAATAGATCCCATGATATAATCATCATTGTTTTCTGTGGAGCATATAGATAGCATGCCCTCAATATATTGTTTGGTTGACGCAAGCATGGCTACTTCATTCAATTCATTAATGCCTAATTTGTTAAGAAATTTGTAGTACATTTTTCTATGGTCATTTTCTCTATTTCCACAGCCATATTCATCCCATAGGTTCTTAAGTATTTCAAATTGCCTATCTGCATCGCTAATAGATGACATTGCGCGGGCTAACATCTTTGAAAAACAAATCGAAACAAATCCGTATTGCTCTGCAAAACTTTTGATTTGAGTCAATGTTGCGCTCCCACTTCCTAGATGGATAAGTGCTTTATGGTTTAGCAGGGCTTTAACTTTTGTCTTGACATTATCTTTGGTCATAAACTTAAATCTCCATTCAAAAAAACTGTTTGAAATAGGAATGACGCAAAAACCAGAAAGTCACTCTACGAGACATGTTTCTATTTTTGAAGAGTTTGTTAGCTCTTCAAATTCTGGCGTTCCTGCTTTAATCCAATCATTCACATAAGAATGACTATTATGTATA
It encodes the following:
- a CDS encoding phenylalanine-4-hydroxylase; translation: MNSNENKHSYTEEEHSTWRHFYNAAFEVWNRHEKFIYQYHLDSMKVLEKYADHIPSIAEINELLNPIGWVAIYVDGLAPSWEIARMLDRCVMPISRQIRSPQEIFFAHGPDLIHDIFGHLPFILNPECRKLLKTWSSPASYVDIRDIDYISYYLNRLLVKSRNKMEDKLIAHLKQAEASIKEMIAFGQSPNLIVSNFYFWIFEFGIIEHHNQLKIVGSGILSSLDEIEKIASGSIAVKKLSLDSILSHYNISSLQDGYLVAAEIQNFSDLLEHMVDYINLIQDKHYLI
- a CDS encoding putative DUF3050 domain-containing protein (Evidence 3 : Putative function from multiple computational evidences), giving the protein MTKDNVKTKVKALLNHKALIHLGSGSATLTQIKSFAEQYGFVSICFSKMLARAMSSISDADRQFEILKNLWDEYGCGNRENDHRKMYYKFLNKLGINELNEVAMLASTKQYIEGMLSICSTENNDDYIMGSISYGCEYFTKNQYKILLNGFHKSKYFTENDLTFFHEHALHDGQHTVDLLSVVYKKSQSNDVNQIYLGALAAIELEIKFWDGLAEINNAPSTRS